A segment of the Bacteroidales bacterium genome:
TCTGCACCTTTAAAACATATTTGTATTCGATCTGCAAACGCTTGTGTATGAAAAACCTGGAACAGAAACGCAAAGCAAGTTGTATTGCCCTGGATTTGCCAAAACCGGTCGAATCCCCTGTAGAATATGCAGTTGATTTATATGAAGAAGACGTTGAAAAATACAGTCTCTTCCAGCAGCATTTGCTTTGTTTAAAAGAGGACGCCCGCAAGCTATTAAAACTTTACATGGAAAACTATTCGTTCAAAGAAATATCCACCATCATGGGCTATAAAAGCGAGAGTTATGCAAAAACCCGTAAATACGCATTCAAGGAAGAACTTAAGCGAAGGATACTCGACGATCCTTACTGCAGAAGGTTCTACGAAGCTTGTGCTTGAGACAAAACAAACTGACATGTTAAACGTACTGATTACTGATGACCATTGGATAGTAAGGCAAGGATTAAGACAAATTCTGGAGGAATCTGCTGAAATAGGCATTATTGATGAGGCAGAAAACGGAACGGAGCTTTTTGAGAGAATCCATGCCCGCGATTATCATCTCATCCTTCTCGACATCTCATTACCAGGAAAAAGCGGTCTTGAATTGTTGAAGGAAATTAAAATAATCAAGCCTGAGATTCTGGTTATAATAATTAGTATTTACCCCGAGGATCAATATGCAGTAAGCGCTATAAAATCAGGCGCATCGGGTTATATTACCAAAGGAAGAGCAGCCGATGAACTTATTCCTGCAATCAGTGAAGTCATAAAAGGGGGCAGTTATTTTTCCGGCGAGTTTATCAGGCCAATGGCTTCTGAGCAGAACTGAGGAAATCATTGCAACTGTACTAAAATAGAATTAATGACTCATAAGCTATGTCAGCCTTTTTGCTGCAAAAGCCCTCCCAGAACCTGATTTCAGGTATATTTCAAATTCAAAGGCTTTGTATTTATCTGTAAAAGCTATGAAAGTTAGAAGAGTGACTGGTAAACGGCTTTTTGTAAAGCTAACGTAGCCATTTCTATGCCTTTCAAGTCTCTCTTCAAGATTGGATGTGCAACCGGTATATAATTTACCATCAGAACATCGTAAAATGTAAACGTACCACATCTTTCAATGTATTCGTGGACAGCGTCCGCCGTAGCCCGTTCGGAATTCGATTAAAAAGAACATGTTGCAAGGCGAAGCCCGCCTACGCTAAAGCTTCGGCGGGCGAAGGTGGAGCTGCAGGGAGTCGAACCCTGGTCCAAACAAGCAGCAATAATGCTTTCTACATGCTTAGCTTTTCTTATTTTGTCGGGATGAAGCTGGCGAAAAGCCAACCTACTTCAACCTTAGTCCCTGTTATTTCAAAAAAGCCGCGGAACAAAACTTTTTCTATCCAGACATTTTCGATGCTTCTGCCGCAACACCGTCCAGAAAGGTTTCGCGGGAAGCAGAAAGCGGCTTAATCGTCCTGACTAAGCGGCTAACGCGTAATCGTAATCGTTGCCATTTATTGTGGCGTGAGCATTGTTATTACGGGTTAACACACAACACCCGGCATGCTTACAATACCACTTCCTTGCTGTCAAAACCGGTCAGCCCCTTAGGGTATTAGTGCGGCAAAGATACAAAAAATATGCCCGACCTGCTTTGTTTCTCCAGATTTTCAGTTAGGTTTGTACTCATCAAAGACAATTATATGGATAAGACCAAGAGACTCATGGCAGAGAAGTATCATTTTAAGGATACTGCATTTATTGGCCTCATGAAAAGACGTATTTATCATGTTTTGCTCATTGCAAGTGATTATGACACTTTCATACTGGAAGGCGATGGCCGAATAGATGAGCAAATATTCATCGAATACGTATCGCTGAGTCTCCGTTACCCGCCACAGTTTTTTATTGTCAACTCAAGCGACCAAGCCTTTCAAACACTGCAGGAAGAAAATATTGACCTTATCATTACCATGCTCAGCGACGAAGGTGAAGACACCTTCGACCTCGCAAAAAAAATAAAAAAAGAATACACGAATATCCCTATCGTAGTTCTTACTGCATTCTCACGCGAAGTTTCCTTGAAAGTAAGCGAAGAAGACCTGAGCGTAATAGATTACATCTTTTCCTGGCTGGGCAATTCAGACATATTGCTGGCAATCATAAAACTAATTGAGGATAAACGGAATGCCGAACACGATATCAACGAAGTTGGCGTGCAGGCAATTTTGCTTGTTGAGGACTCTATCAGATTTTATTCGGTGTACCTTCCACTGATGTACAAAATCATATTTAAGCAGAGCAAGGCTTTTATGACCGAAGGTCTGAACGAACACCAGATGATGCTACGCATGCGAGGCCGGCCAAAAATATTATTGGCCACCAACTACGAGGAAGCCATTGGATTTTACGAAAAATATAAACACAACCTGCTGGGCATCATTTCCGACATGAGCTACCGGCGCAATGGTGTTCTCGATAAGCATGCCGGCATCAAACTTTTTGAGAAAGTGAAGCGCGATGATGAGTTTATGCCAATGCTGCTGCAATCCTCTGATCTTGAAAATCAGCAGTATTCCAAGGAAATGCGTATTGGATTTATTCACAAGCACTCCAAAACACTTTCGCTTGAGTTGAAAAACTTTATCATTGAGTTTTTTGCTTTTGGTGATTTCGTTTTTAAAGATCCCGAAACCCACGAAGAATTCACACGTGCAGCTGACCTGAAAGCATTGCAGCAAAAGGTTTTTGAGATCCCCGACAAGTCGCTTGCCTACCATATTTACCGCAATCATTTCTCAAAATGGCTCCGGGCGCGGGCGTTGTTTGCGCTTGCCGAGCTTTTCAGGGAACTCAGGCCCGAAGATTTCAATGACCTCGATGAAGTGCGCAGGTTTATTTTTGATGCAATAGCGCTATACCGCTTGAATAAATCGCGTGGGATCATAGCCAAATTCAACCGCGAAAGCTTTGATGAATACCTTAATTTCACTCGTATCGGCGATGGATCTATTGGTGGCAAAGCCCGCGGCCTTGCTTTTCTCGACAACCTGATCAAGCAAAATCATGCCTTCGCTGATTATTCTGATGTACTTATCACTATTCCACGAACCGTGGTGCTGTGTACGGATGTTTTTGATGAGTTCATGGAAGAAAACCGGCTGCATAAAATCGCTCTTTCCGATATTCCGGATGAAGAGATTCTGAACCATTTCATCAATGCAAGGCTGCCGTTCCGGATCCATGAAGATTTGTACACTTTTATTTCGGTAATAAAGAATCCTATTGCGATCCGCTCATCGAGTCTGCTTGAAGATTCTTACTATCAACCGTTTGCAGGTATTTACAGCACTTATATGGTTCCCAATATACAGAACGATGAAAGGCTGATGATAGAGATGATCACCAATGCAATAAAGAGTGTGTATGCTTCTGCATTTTTCAAAGACAGCAAGGCTTATATGAGCGCAACGCTGAACGTGATTGACGAAGAGAAGATGGCCATCGTTCTCCAGGAAGTTTGCGGTGAGGAATACAATGGCATGTTCTACCCGACTATTTCAGGAGTAGCACGTTCAGTTAACTTCTACCCTATTCCACCTGAAAAGCCTGATGATGGGATCGCTAATATTGCTTTTGGGCTTGGGAAATACATTGTGGATGGCGGACTTACACTTAGGTTCTCACCCAAATACCCGCGAAAAGTACTTCAACTAAGCTCGCCTGAAATGGCGCTGAAGGAAAGCCAGCGCAGCTTCTACGCCCTCGACCTGCAACCCAAAAGTTTTTACCCCAGCATTGACGATGGCGTTAACATATTGAAGAACCGGATCATAGAAGCCGAGAAGCACAGCGCGCTCCGCTTTGTTGCTTCCACCTTCGATCTGCAATCAAACCAGTTGCGCGATGGCATGTTTGAGGAAGGCAAACGCATTGTTACATTTAGCAATATTCTGAACCATGATATTTTCCCGCTTGCGAAGATTATCAGCGAAGCACTGGATATGGGGCACCGCGCCATGAACAAGCACGTAGAAATTGAGTTTGCCGTGAACCTTGACAAACCCAAAGGGCAGCCAAAGATTTTTAACCTATTGCAAATCCGCCCTATAGTAGAAAACAAGGAAGTTGTAGAAATCAATCTGGAAGAAACACCTTACGAGGAAACCTTGCTATTTTCAAGTAGCGCAATGGGAAACGGAACCATTAAAGGACTTTATGATGTGGTGTACATAAAACCAGAATCGTTCAATGCTGCAAAAAACCAGGATGTTGCCGTGATGATCGGGAATCTGAACGAAAAGATGATCAGCGAAAAACGCTTTTACATCCTGATAGCACCCGGCCGCTGGGGTTCAAGCGATCCCTGGCTTGGCATCCCCGTAAAATGGCCACAGATTTCAAATGCCCGTGTAATCGTAGAATCCGGGCTTGAAAATTATCGTATTGACCCTAGCCAGGGCACACATTTTTTCCATAATCTCACCTCCTTCCGTGTGGGTTATTTTACAATTAACCCTTACATCAAAGATGGTTATTACGATGTGGAATTCCTTTCCAAACATCCGGCTGTTTTTGAAAACGAGTATTTACGTCATGTAAGGTTCAAAAAAGAGTTGGCGGTAAAGATTGATGGAAGAAAACACACTGGCATTGTGTTCAAACCCGACACAGAAATCTAGAATCCTGTTCCGGGTTCAAGGTTCAAAGTTCAAAGTTACAAGTTCGACGTTTGGCGTTCGACGTTCCGGGTTCCTTATCCCTTCGTC
Coding sequences within it:
- a CDS encoding sigma-70 family RNA polymerase sigma factor, with the translated sequence MSTSTIINQEPNTDVKDRKLMGNTSDRRGKTNFTDQDLLDGIKQRENKSLEYIYQQCYPMIQDLVSKFSGSHEDAQDIFQDAMIIIYNKVKKDELVLFCTFKTYLYSICKRLCMKNLEQKRKASCIALDLPKPVESPVEYAVDLYEEDVEKYSLFQQHLLCLKEDARKLLKLYMENYSFKEISTIMGYKSESYAKTRKYAFKEELKRRILDDPYCRRFYEACA
- a CDS encoding response regulator transcription factor; translated protein: MLNVLITDDHWIVRQGLRQILEESAEIGIIDEAENGTELFERIHARDYHLILLDISLPGKSGLELLKEIKIIKPEILVIIISIYPEDQYAVSAIKSGASGYITKGRAADELIPAISEVIKGGSYFSGEFIRPMASEQN
- a CDS encoding GIY-YIG nuclease family protein: MWYVYILRCSDGKLYTGCTSNLEERLERHRNGYVSFTKSRLPVTLLTFIAFTDKYKAFEFEIYLKSGSGRAFAAKRLT
- a CDS encoding phosphoenolpyruvate synthase, coding for MAEKYHFKDTAFIGLMKRRIYHVLLIASDYDTFILEGDGRIDEQIFIEYVSLSLRYPPQFFIVNSSDQAFQTLQEENIDLIITMLSDEGEDTFDLAKKIKKEYTNIPIVVLTAFSREVSLKVSEEDLSVIDYIFSWLGNSDILLAIIKLIEDKRNAEHDINEVGVQAILLVEDSIRFYSVYLPLMYKIIFKQSKAFMTEGLNEHQMMLRMRGRPKILLATNYEEAIGFYEKYKHNLLGIISDMSYRRNGVLDKHAGIKLFEKVKRDDEFMPMLLQSSDLENQQYSKEMRIGFIHKHSKTLSLELKNFIIEFFAFGDFVFKDPETHEEFTRAADLKALQQKVFEIPDKSLAYHIYRNHFSKWLRARALFALAELFRELRPEDFNDLDEVRRFIFDAIALYRLNKSRGIIAKFNRESFDEYLNFTRIGDGSIGGKARGLAFLDNLIKQNHAFADYSDVLITIPRTVVLCTDVFDEFMEENRLHKIALSDIPDEEILNHFINARLPFRIHEDLYTFISVIKNPIAIRSSSLLEDSYYQPFAGIYSTYMVPNIQNDERLMIEMITNAIKSVYASAFFKDSKAYMSATLNVIDEEKMAIVLQEVCGEEYNGMFYPTISGVARSVNFYPIPPEKPDDGIANIAFGLGKYIVDGGLTLRFSPKYPRKVLQLSSPEMALKESQRSFYALDLQPKSFYPSIDDGVNILKNRIIEAEKHSALRFVASTFDLQSNQLRDGMFEEGKRIVTFSNILNHDIFPLAKIISEALDMGHRAMNKHVEIEFAVNLDKPKGQPKIFNLLQIRPIVENKEVVEINLEETPYEETLLFSSSAMGNGTIKGLYDVVYIKPESFNAAKNQDVAVMIGNLNEKMISEKRFYILIAPGRWGSSDPWLGIPVKWPQISNARVIVESGLENYRIDPSQGTHFFHNLTSFRVGYFTINPYIKDGYYDVEFLSKHPAVFENEYLRHVRFKKELAVKIDGRKHTGIVFKPDTEI